The following is a genomic window from Citrifermentans bemidjiense Bem.
ACGCCGTCACGGTCGACCTGGTCCGGCCGGACATCACACTGGCCCCCGTCACCTCCCCCACGCGGGTGGCCAGTCAAACCCTCTCCGGGACCGTCGCGGACGCCGGCGGCATCGCCTCGGTGCTGGTCAAGGTCGGCGCCGCGGCGCCTGTCGCCGCGACAGTCACAGGGAACCGCTGGAGCTGCACCGTTCACAATTTGACCGAAGGGGCAAACAGCATCGTGGCGACCGCACAGGACCTCTCCGGCAACGAGTCCACGGCAAGCGGCACCATCATGCTGGATACCCATCCTCCCGTGGTCACCGTGTCTGCCTTCATTACGCCGACCATATTCACCTCGCAGACCATATCGGGGACCGTGACCGACGTGGGCGGGATGGTCGATTCGGTTTCGGTGCAGGTGGGGAACGGCCAGAGCCAGGCCGCCCAGGTGAACGGCTACGTCTGGAGCTTTCTGGTGAAAAACCTTCAGCCCGGTGTCGCCACCGCGATCACCGTGTCGGCCCGCGACACCGCAGGAAACGAGAGCAGCCAGAACTCCGCGCTGATGTCCTCGATAGGGGTCCTCAAAGCGGGGGATCTATCCGGAGATAACTCGGTGGGGGTGGATGACGCCCAGCTTGCCATGCAGATGGGGGTAGGGATGAAAAAGCCCGATGCCGGCCAACTGCAGCGCGGTGACCTGGCACCGATGGTCGGGGGAATACCGCAGCCGGACGGGGTGATTGACACAGGAGATGCCTTGTTGATACTGGGCATCGTTACCGGAATGGTGAGGTTTTAACAACATGAACAAAAAGCGAATTATGAAACTTGCTGTCTCAGCAACCTCGCTGCTGTCTTTTGTCTCGCTGCTCGCCGGTTGTGGCGGCGGCGGTGGAGAAAGCGCCCCTCCCCAGATTGCGACTCCAACCAACAGTCTCGTCATCTCGACCTCAGGCACCGCTGCCGCCCTATATGGGGTGCAGTTCACGCTGCAACTTCCCCCCGGTGTCACCCTGGCCACCCAGGGAGGAGCACTTGCCGCCGGGGTGATCGCACCTTCGGGAGGCGCTGCCGGTGCCACTGTGACAACCAACTACGACCCTGTCCTTGCGCCGCGGACCGTCACGGTCTCACTGATAAAAGCGCCACCAGCCTTTCCTGCAGGCTTTCCTGTTGGGCCCTTCATGACCATAATTCCAGTGCTGCCTCAGGGGATGACGCTGGCTGCGGGCGACTTCACCCTCTCCAGTTTCAAGGCCTGGGATGACCTCACCACTTATCATGAGGCCCCGCAGATCACGGGGGCGATCGCCGCGCCGTAAAGCACGCCGGGTAAGAGAGGTGCTCCTCCTTTGGCCGGGCCGCCCCGTGCCACGTGCGCGGAAAATGCCGAAAAACTGCAAAAAATGTAATCTACGTCACACAATTTATCCGGAGGATGGGCAATACTCCCCCTGTCGAAGCCACTCACCCAACGGACGCAGACCGAGTGGCCGGGACAACGGATCCCTCACAGCCGAATAAAGCAACAACGACAATACTAAACCACCTGCGAAGGTGGGACGGAAAGCCCACGGGTCTCCCTGAGACAGCCGGGTCGCCGATTCTACGCGATGGAACCCCCATCGTAGACCGGCGACCCGGCTTTTTTTTGTATCGGGGATCAAAGGAGAGTTAAATGAAGAAGTTGAAGGCAATAACGGCAACAGCGTTAGGAGTCCTGATGTACACGAGTGTCGCCTCCGCGGCAGTACTGTTCTCAGAGGATTTCAACGCGCAACCAGACTGGAGCCCTTCACAGGGGACCTCCGGTGCTACCTGCATTCCCGGGCAAAACTGCGCCACTCCCATCCCGACCGGTTTTTACGACTACCGCCTGGCCGGCACGGAAGCTTGCAGCAACCTCGACGGCAAGCACAACACCCTGAACATAAACGGCCTGCACCCGAGAGGGACGGGGAAGAGCTTCATGATGTGGAACGAGCCCTGCTATAGCAGAAGCGGCAGCTGGGGCTCCGATGGCCTCCTCGGGATCGATTTCGCCCCTCAAAACGAGGTGTACGTTAGGTACTGGATCCAGTTCCAGCCCGACTGGAGGTGGGATGGCGACGGTTCGGTCGGCGGGCGCGCCGTGGGTACGGCGACCACGAGCCCGATGGAAAAGTTCATGCACATCTCCCACCTGAACACCGGGAACACGAACTTCTGGGACTTCTTCAGCGGCACCCAGAACAAACCCCGCTTCACCCCGCAGCTCGCCAAGTTCGGCGGCGGCAGCTATCGGCTCCAGTTCAACCTCCCTCATTCCCCTCTGACTGCGGCACGTGATAGTTCTGCCTCGTTCACTACTAATGTATTCCTTGGCGCTGCCCCCCTCGACATGAACGTACCGGGCCCCGGTGGTTTGCCGGCAGCTCCCCGGGACGGCAAGTGGCACTGCTTCGAGTTCTACGTCAAGCTGAACAGCGCAGGGGGGGTGGCCGACGGCGTCTCGAAGGTCTGGTACGATGGCGCCCTGGTCGGCTCGACCACTAACGCCGTATGGATTCCTTTAGGCGATGATCCGGCCCAGTGGAAGTGGAACCACGCCTGGCTCGGCGGCAACAACGCCAACCTCTACCTGCCCGCCAACGAGCAGTGGTACGCCATAGACGACGTTGTGGTGAGCACCACCTACAGCGGCCCGCCGGCGCAGCCGGGGAGCGTCACCGCCACCGCCAGCGCGGCGAACACCGTGAGCCTGCGCTGGAGCCCCGGCAGCAACGGGGTCCCGTTCTCCCTGAACGGCTACCGGATTTACTACGGCAAGGACGCAACCAACCTGAACATGAAAGTGGACGTGGGGAACGTGCAGCAGTACAGCATCTCCTCCCTCGACCCCTCGACCAAGTACTACTTCGCGGTCTCCGCCTACAACAAGGGGAGCTACGACAGTAATGACAACGAAGGGATGCCCTCGGTAACGGCAAGCGCGACCACCGTTTCTAGCAGTACCACTACCACGACCACTGCAGATGCCGTCGCGCCGGTAGCTTCCATCTCCTCGCCGGCTACCGGCTCCACCGTGAGCGGCAACGTCACTATCAACGTGGCAGCCAGCGACAACGTGGCGGTCAGCAAGGTAGAGCTGTACCTGAACGGCTCCATCTTCGGCGTGGTGGGGTCGGCCCCCTACACCCTGAGCTGGAATACGGCCAATAACCCCAACGCCACCTACACCCTGACCGCGAAGGCCTACGACGCAGCCGGCAACGTGGGGCAGGCTTCGAGCTCGGTGACCGTGAAAAACGCAGTCGCAGTAACCGACGCTTCGGCCCCTGTGATCAGCTCCTTCACCATGCCCGCGTCCGCCACATCGCTTACCGTTCCGGTTACCGCGTTCGCCGCCACCGACGACGTCGGCGTCACCGGCTACCAGATCACCGAGAGCGCGACCGCTCCCGCGGCGGGCGCCACCACCTGGAAAGCAACCGCGCCGACCTCCTGCACCTTCTCGGCAGCAGGTATCCGCACCGCTTACGCCTGGTGCAAGGACGCCTCCGGCAAGGTATCGGCAGCAAAAACCGCCCAGGTCAACATCACCACCGCTACCACCACGACCGGGGACACGACCGCCCCGGTGGTCAGCATCGCCTCGCCGGTGACCGGTTCCACGGTCAAGGGGGCAGTGACTGTATCCGCCAACGCCACCGACAACGTCGGTGTGAAGAAGGCCGAGTTCTACGTGAACGGGGTGCTCAAGCTGACCTCCACTACCGCGCCCTACAGCGTCACCTGGGGGACCACCAACTACCCTAACGGCTCCAACAGCGTCACCGTAAAGGCGTACGACGCAGCCGGCAACGTCGGCCAGGCAACTTCGACCGTCACCATCATGAACGGCGACACTACTGCCCCGAAGGTTTCCATAACCTCCCCGACCTCCGGGTCCACCGCCAAGGGGGTAGTGACAGTATCCGCTAACGTCACCGACAACGTCGGCGTAAAAAAGGTCGAGTTCTACGTGAACGGCGTGCTCAAGCTGACCTCCACCGCGGCTCCCTACACCGTCACCTGGGGCACCACGAATTACCCGAACGGCTCCAACAGCGTGACCATCAAGGGGTATGACGCGGCCGGCAACGTCGGCCAGGCCACAACGACTGTAACCGTGGCGAATTGAGAAGACAGCCCCGGCCATAAAGGGCTCCGTGGCAAGCAAGTCCGTGACCAGGCTGTATTGAGCTAGCTGATACCGCCTTGTATGTGGAAGCAGCAGCAAAAAAGGAAGGGAGCCTTAGCGCTCCCTTCCTTTTTTTAGTTTGAGGTTGCGCCTCGCGTCAACATCTCCCGCCGCTTTGCCGGCTCTTTCCGTCGAAAAAATAGGGGTTTGACGATTTTATTTTCTTCCTGCGATCCAGGAAACGCCAAATAGCCAGCCCGCTGCTCAGGACTTGGACAGTTGTTCAACTGCTTCCAAACAAACGGCAGACTCAGTAAATACGGGCACTTGAGGTAACCGGCGCCTGGCGCTGTGCAGGTTTCATGCAGATGTGAAGCTCTTGTTTTTCAACTGCTTCCGTGAAAAAAACGCTAATTACAGTGACTTATGTGTGCTGCAGACCTTTGGCACTGCAGTTGCGATGGCACAGGCTAAAGGTAATGACTGTGTACAGGATGGAGGTTGCGATGAGCAACAAGCACGGAAGCGGTTAGTAGAGATCAGTTAAAACTAAATAGCAACAACGACAATACTAAACCATCCGTGAGGATGGGACGGAAAGCCCACGGGTCTCCCTGAGACAGCCGGGTCGCCGAATCTAACAGATGGTTTTTTTACATCATAGAGAAGCGACCCGGTTTTTTTGTGTCAGGGAATAAAGGAGATAGAAATGAAGAAGCGTAACGCAATACTCACCGCAACCTTAGGAATCCTCTTGTACACGAACGTCGCCTCTGCCGCAGTGTTGTTCTCCGACGATTTCGATTCCCGCAGCGATTGGAGCCCGGCACAGGGGGCTTCCGGTGCTACCTGCATCCCAGGGCAGAACTGCGCCACGCCGATCCCGGATGGCTACTACGATTACCGCGTGGCGGGAACCGAGGCCTGCAGCAACACCGACGGCAACCACAATACCCTGAACATCAATGGTCAGCACCCCAGGGGGGGAGCCGGCAAGAGCTTCATGATGTGGAACGAGCCCTGCTACAGCAGGAGCGGCAGCTGGGGATCCGACGGCCTCCTGGGCATCGATTTCGCCCCGCAAAACGAGGTGTACGTCAGGTATTGGGTCCAGTTCCAGCCGGACTGGAGGTGGAATGGCGACGGCTCCATCGATGGGCTGGCCTTGGGTACGGCAAACCCGAGCCCGATGCAAAAGTTCATGCACATCTCCCACCTGGACCCGACGAACCCAAACCTCTGGGATTTCTTCAGCGGCACCCAAAACAAGCCTCGCTTCACCCCGCAGCTCGCCAAATTCGGCGGCGGCAGCTATCGGCTTCAGTTCAACCTCCCGCATTCCCCTTTGACTGCTGCACGTGATAGTTCCGCCTCTTTCACTACTAATGTATACCTCGGCGCTGCCCCTCTCGACATGAACGTACCGGGCCCCGCCGGTTTGCCGGCAGCTCCGCGCGACGGCGGGTGGCACAGCTTCGAGTTCTACGTCAAGCTGAACAGCGCAGGCGGGGTCGCCGACGGTATCTCCAAGGTCTGGTACGACGGCGCCCTGGTCGAATCGACCACGAACGTGGTGTGGGTTCCCTTAGGTGACGACCCGGCGCAGTGGAAGTGGAATCACGCCTGGCTGGGCGGCAACAACGCCAACCTCTACCTTCCGGCCAACGAGCAGTGGTACGCCATAGACGACGTGGTGGTGAGCACCACCTACAGCGGTCCTCCGGCGCAGCCGTTGAGCCTGAGCGCCGCAGCCGTCGCGGCAAACACCGTGAGCCTGAGCTGGAGCGCCGGTAGCAACGGGGTCGCGTATAACGTAGACGGCTACCGCATCTACTACGGCAAGGACGCCTCCAACTTGGACATGAAACTGGACGCGGGGAACGTGCAGCAATACGACATCTCTTCCCTCGACCCCTCCACCAAGTACTACTTCGCGGTCTCCGCCTACAGCAAGGGGAGCTACGACAGCAACGACAACGAAGGTATGCGCTCGGTGACGGCAAGCGCGACCACCGCTTCCGGTGCTGCCATCGCGGTTGCCGATGCGGTTGCACCGGTGGATTCCATCTCCTCGCCGGCTAACGGCTCCACCGTGAGCGGCAACGTGACGGTGAACGTGGCAGCCAGCGACAACGTGGCGGTCAGCAAGGTAGAGCTGTACCTGAACGGTTCCATCTTCGGCGTGGTGGGTTCGGCTCCCTACACCCTGAGCTGGAATACGGCCAACAACCCCAATGCTACCTACACCCTGACCGCGAAAGCGTATGACGCAGCCGGTAACGTGGGGCAGACAACGAGCTCCGTGGTCGTGAAAAACGCAGTCGCAGTCCTCGATGCTTCGGCCCCGGTGATCGGCTCCTTCACCATGCCCGCTTCCGCCACCTCGCTGACCGTTCCGGTTAGTGCCTTTGCCGCCAGCGACGACATCGGCGTCACCGGCTACCAGATCACCGAGAACGCGACGGCCCCGGCGGCAGACGCCACCACCTGGAAAACAAGCGCACCGACCAGCTTCACCTTCTCCGCAGCAGGTTCCCGCACCGCCTACGCCTGGTGCAAGGACGCCTCCGGCAAGGTATCGGCAGCCAAGACCGCCCTGGTCAGCATCACCATCGCCACTGCCGACACGGCCGCCCCGGTGGTCGCCTTCACCTCTCCGGTGGACGGTTCCAAGGTCAAGGGGACGGTAACCGTGTCCGCCAACATCACCGACAACGTCGCCGTGAGCAAGGTCGAGTACTACGTGAACGGCCTGCTCAAGCTGACTTCCACCTCCGCGCCCTACTCGGTTCCCTGGGGCACCACCAACTACCCCGACGGCTCCAACACCATCATGATCAAGGCCTATGACGCAGCCGGCAACGTCGGTCAGTCCAGCGTCACGGTCATCGTCGCCAACGACGCGATCGCGCCGTCGGTCTCCATCGTCTCCCCGGTGGCAGGCTCCACTATCGGCGGCACGGTATCGGTATCGGCAAACGCCAGCGACAACCTGGCGGTTGAGAGGGTAGAGCTCTACCTGAACGGCGCGCTGGTGGCGACCTCCACCGCGGCTCCCTACGGCTTCAGCTGGAACACCGCGAATGCAGCAAACGGCTCCTACACGGTGAGCGCCAAGGCTTATGACGCAGCCGGCAATGTCGGCCAGGCCTCGGCAACGGTCAGCGTATTCAACGACACCACCGCCCCCTCGGTCGCCATCTCCTCCCCGGTGGCAGGTTCCACGGTGAACGGTACCGTCAGCCTGTACGCCAATGCCAGCGACAACGTTGGGGTGACCAAGGTCGAGTTCTACCTGGACGGCGCCCTGCAGGCGACCTCCACCGCGGCTCCCTACGGCTTCAGCTGGAACACCGCGAATGCAGCAAACGGCTCCTACACGGTGAGCGCCAAGGCTTATGACGCAGCCGGCAATGTCGGCCAGGCCTCGGCAACGGTCAGCGTATTCAACGACACCACCGCCCCCTCGGTCGCCATCTCCTCACCGGTGGCAGGTTCCACGGTGAACGGTACCGTCAACCTGTACGCCAATGCCAGCGACAACGTTGGGGTGACCAAGGTCGAGTTCTACCTGGACGGCGCGCTGCAGGCGACCTCCACCGCGGCTCCCTATGGTTTCAGCTGGAACACGACGACCGCAGCCAGCGGGACCCACACCCTGAGCGCCAAGGCCTACGACGCGTCCGGGAACGTCGGCCAGTCCGCCAGCGTAAGCGTCAACGTCGTGAACGACTCGGTGGCCCCGGTGATCAGCGTGAGCGCCCCGACCAAGGACTACCTAACCTCCAGCAAGCTCCCCATCTCCGCCTCCGCGACGGACAACGTGGCAGTCGTCAAGATGGAAGCTTACGTGGACAACGCCCTGGTGATATCCACCAACAACTCCTCTTTCAGCGTCAGCACCAACATTGCGAAGGGGGTCCACACCGTCACCATCAAGGCCTACGACGCCTCCAACAACGTCGCAGTGTTCAGCAAGACGGTCAACAGGTTCTTCTAAGCACCGAGCCGGAAACGCAAGGTCAAAGGGGAGCTTACAGGCTCCCTACAAAAAAATCCCCGCACCCTCGCGGGGATTTTTTTTGTCTATCACTCCGCGTAATCCGCGTACACGTCTTCTGTCGAGGCAGTCCGTCCCGAAATGAATGCATAAAAAAAACCCGCTTCCGAAAAAGCGGGTTTCATGACGAACCGATCAAAAGAAGCGATATGACTCATTACGCTCTGCGGCGCCATAAGCACATGCCAGCGAGTCCAGCCCCAAGAAGAAAGATGGTGGAAGGCTCCGGTACGGCATCCACCCTGACATTGTCCAGGGCGGCTCCCCATGCCTCGTCAGGGTTCAACGAGTTGGTGATGTCGCCGAAGAAGAGTTCCGCGCTGTCGCTGCTCGCTACGAAATCGAAATATTGGGTAACCCATCCCATGTTCTGATGGGTGTTGCCTGCTTGCTCGAAGGTGAAGGAATGGGTGGTGAATATCTCGCCCGTCGACACGCTGACCAACGATTTGTTATAGGGTCTGTCGGGGTTGCCGGCCATGTCGAACTGCACGCGGTATGTCTGCCCAGCTACGGTGTCGAACGCGGTCCCTACTATCAATCCGTGCTGGTAGTTGCCGGCCAGATCGATACTTTTGGTCCCTTCGCTCGCTTGCCAGTAGGTGTTGATCCAGTCGATGGAGCCATCGACGACACTCCAGCCGTCGATGATGTTCGTGCCGGCACCAACTGTGACAAATGGTGTCGATCCGGGATAGAAACCGTCCTCGAAGCTGCCGTTCGCTATCAAGTTGGCCTGGGCTATGCCAATACTAGCCAAAAACACGATAGACGTGATTGCTAAGGTGACGGCCTTTCTCAAAGTATTCATGGCGGCTCTCCTTTTTCGGGGTGATAAAAACGGGCTATTGCAGCATAAATTGTGCCGTAACTGTAAGTAACCGTTTTTTCTGCACTTTTGCTCTTATGGCTTCCGCGTGGTTTGTAAAGATTGCCGACAGCCGTGACCCGGTACTTGCTGCCGGGCGAGACGTTATCCATTTAAAAACCTTCACTTGTGGCGGGAAAGCCATTTAAGGCGGGATGTAAGGTAACCCGACATTAAAAGAGGCACCAGGCGTCTTTCAGGGAACTGCCCCCGCCCGGGCACCTTTTGCGGCACTGCGCAGGTAGAACGCCGGCGCGAGCCAGCCGGCGAGCGCCAAGAGCGCCTGGGTCAGGTCGGGGATGCGACCGGGGATCGCTAGCTGCTGCCACTCCAGCAGGAAGACGAAGCTAAAGACGGCTGCCGCTCCCGGCCAGACCGCCCCCCGCGCTTCTCCCCGCCCCAGCGGGAAGAGGAGCGACATCGCCGCGAAAGGCCACACTCCTTCCAGTATGCTCCCGAAACCGCTCAGCTCGTGAGCCAACTGCCCCTTAAACGGTATCCAGCTGATACCTGCCGCCACACTCCCCACACCCGGTTTCAACTCGTAGCAGGCGAAGCCGGCGACAAGCAGCAGACACCCCATTAGACGCCTCGATTTCTCCCCCAAAAAACCCGCCGCTAAAAGTAGCGGAACCCCAGCGAACAACCCCGCCAAAGCCTCCAGGGAGAGCTGGTGCCCCTGGATGAAGATCTTGGCGCAGAGAACGCCCGCCGCAAAGAACGTGAAAAGCGGGAGGGGAAGGGCGCGCCGCCGGAAGGTCTCCTGCGCCACCACCCCGAGCCCGGCGAGATAGAAAAAATAGGTGCCTGCCTGCGCCAGGTCGAAGCGCGACAGGTCGTTGGCCGTGTACCAAAGCGGCTTGAGCCCGTTCTTGATCCCTCCAAAGTCGAGCGAGGGGACGAAGGGTGCCCATTGGGAGGAAAGCCAGAGCAAAAGGACGCAAAGGCCAAGCTCCCCCCGGATTCCCGCGGCGAGAAAGCTCGCCCGCCAGCGCGACCAGGCCCCTTCGGGCACGGCCGCTTGCTGCCAGCAAAGCGCAAGGAGCGCGCCGGCGGAGGTTCCCGCGGTGTTGGTGCAGAGGTCTACGACGGAGGGGGTGCGGTCGGGGAGGAAGGCCTGGGTAAATTCCATGGCGAAGCTGAGCGCGCTCCCGCCGAATACCGCGCAGAGAAAGGGAAGGGCCAGACGCCCGTCATCCCGGCGGAACAGGCGGAAGAGAAGATAGCCCAAAGGGACGTAGGCGATGACGTTGACCAGGAGGTCGCTCTTGGAGACGTGGTCGGGAAGCTCGAAGGTGCACCAGACGAAAAGGCCGGCGCCGGGGAGGCGCCAGCCGCTGAAGGGGAAGAGGGAGGCGTAGGCGATCAAGAGGACGCAGGCCAAGGCCGGAAGCAGCGCTTTTCGGTTCAAATGCTCCCCCTTTGTGTCGGCGCCCGTCCCTAGTGCCTGGCCCGCTGCTGGTGGAAGGGGTGGTTCAGTAAAATGGCCTTGTTCTGCAGCACGGAGATAACCCCGGACCTCTCCAGGGTCCTCAAGACCCGGCTCATGGTCTCGCGGGTGACGGACGCGTAGCTCGCCATCTGCTGGTGGGTCATCTTCACGTCGATGATGATGCCGCGGTCGTCCCGCACGCCGTAGAGTTCCCCCAGGCGGTCCAGAAGCGAGATAACGCGGTCCTGCGCGTTCTCGGCGTTGAAGGAGAGTATCCTGATCATCTCCCAGGAGTCCCTGAGCCTGCCGCAGAGCAGTTCGATGATCTTGCGGCGGATCCCCTCGTTGCTCATCAGGTGCTTTTCGAAGTCGTCCTTGTGCAGAAGGCCTATCACCGACTCCTCGTGGGCGATGATGGTGGCGGGCGAGGTCTTGCCGTCCAGAAGCGACATCTCTCCGAAGAAGTCGTTCTTCTTGTGGATGGTGATGATCTGCTCCTTGCCGTCTTCGTTCAGTTTGACCACCCGCACCTTCCCCGAATAGATCAGGTACATGTAGTTGCTGGTGTCTTCCTCGTAAAGGACTATCTGTTCCTTATCGTAGTCCTGCTTCCGGAAGAGCCTTTCCACCAGTTCGATTTCGCCGGGCTCGAGGGTGGAAAAAAAGGGGATGCTGCTGATGATGCGCGCCTCTGCTTTTTGTTTTTGCCCTGCCTGCCGAGTCATCCGGTGCCTCCTCGTTTACATCTGAATCTTGGTGCCGGCGAGCAGAGTGAACCCGGGGTTGCAACGGCACTTCATTGGCTTTGTTCCACACATTGCCGGAAAGCGTAAGGGCGGTGTTGGCACTTGCCGACGCGTAATTGACTGTTTGCGAAATTGCTTCATTGTGTATTGTCAGAGTCCGGTTTAACACAATGAATTAATACTTGTCAATTTGTCCTTCACACTGTAAAGTGTAGCATCCAAAATCGACCCTGTTATTAGCCCACCTGTTGCGGATTCGAGGTTATCTCCAATGACAGTCGCCGAGTGTTTGAAACATCACAGGGTGCAGTTTCTTTTGGTGCTGTTGATACTGGCCGCCGTTTACTGGAGCGTTGTGCCTGAGATGGTTCAGCAGTGGTACGAGGACGAGAACTATTCCCACGGTTTCGTCGTCCCCCTGATCGCCGGGTATTTCGCCTACGAGCGCCGCAAGGATCTGGCCTCCGTGCTGGCCGAGCCTTGGTGGCCCGGGCTTTTGCTGGTGGTCGCCGGCCTTATGCAACTGGTGGTGGGTTGGCTTGGCACCGAATTTTTCACCATGCGCAGTTCCCTTGTGGTCACCCTTTGCGGGATGACCCTTTTTTTATTGGGAAAGAGGCTGTTCCGGCTCATGCTGCTGCCGCTTGCCTACCTCCTTTTCATGGTGCCGCTCCCCTACATCATCTACGACATGGTTGCCTTCCCCCTGAAACTATTCGTGACCCGCGTCTCCATAGCGACGCTGAAGCTCATGGGGGTGGTGGTGATGAGGGAGGGGAACATCATCATGCTCCCCTTCACCACGCTGGAGGTAGCCGACGCCTGCAGCGGCATCAGGTCGCTCATCTCGCTCCTCGCGCTTGCGGTCGCCTACGCCTTCTTCCTGGAGATGGGGCAGTTGCGCCGGGGCCTGCTGATCCTCGCTGCCATACCTATCGCCATATCGGCCAACGCGCTCAGGGTGATCGGTACGGGGGTCCTGGCCCAGTACTGGGGCGCCAGGGCCGCGGAAGGGTTCTTCCACGAGTTCGCGGGGCTCGCGGTCTTCGTGGTCGCCATCGCGCTCATGATCGGGCTCGGCTCTTTGCTGTCGCGCGGTAAAGGGGGTGCGGCATGAAGGCGCATTTCCTGGCGATCTACCTGCTTCTCGTTGCGGCCGGTCTTTACCTGCACCTGCACAGCGACCTGAGCGTCCCCATCAACCGCCCCTTGCAGCAGTTTCCGGCCGCGGTGAACAGCTGGCGCATGACCGACGAAGGGCAGCTCTCCGGGGAGGTCCAGAACGTGCTCAAGGCCTCCGACGTCCTGATCCGGCAGTACCAGGGTCCGCAGGGGGAGAAGGTGCAGCTATACATCGGCTATCACGGCGGCGGCAAGGGGGGAGGGGAGATCCACTCGCCCAAGCACTGCCTTCCCGGCAGCGGCTGGCTGGAGCACTCCAGTAACCGCTACACCATAAAGGCCGGAAAAGACGACCTGAACCTGGTCCAGGCGGTGTACCAGAAGGGGGAAAG
Proteins encoded in this region:
- a CDS encoding exosortase C-terminal domain/associated protein EpsI, yielding MKAHFLAIYLLLVAAGLYLHLHSDLSVPINRPLQQFPAAVNSWRMTDEGQLSGEVQNVLKASDVLIRQYQGPQGEKVQLYIGYHGGGKGGGEIHSPKHCLPGSGWLEHSSNRYTIKAGKDDLNLVQAVYQKGESSEFFLYWYQVRGKSLSEEFSLKGQQILNSVLHRRRDASFIRVSIPFQGDERQAKAVGERFVKEFLPAIRTFLPS
- the xrtA gene encoding exosortase A; this translates as MTVAECLKHHRVQFLLVLLILAAVYWSVVPEMVQQWYEDENYSHGFVVPLIAGYFAYERRKDLASVLAEPWWPGLLLVVAGLMQLVVGWLGTEFFTMRSSLVVTLCGMTLFLLGKRLFRLMLLPLAYLLFMVPLPYIIYDMVAFPLKLFVTRVSIATLKLMGVVVMREGNIIMLPFTTLEVADACSGIRSLISLLALAVAYAFFLEMGQLRRGLLILAAIPIAISANALRVIGTGVLAQYWGARAAEGFFHEFAGLAVFVVAIALMIGLGSLLSRGKGGAA